The Osmia bicornis bicornis chromosome 9, iOsmBic2.1, whole genome shotgun sequence genome has a segment encoding these proteins:
- the LOC123988146 gene encoding uncharacterized protein LOC123988146 — MVNINPINVINLLFDTFRINYWLEISITDAVHNAHIVEDQDTEDKEYAAPTTTVCSQNEDEIDFKYKKDAVEYWTSGKTGKRSITAVKHRFRKVTSERQLRRWMDQVREGGSRKDKLLRISDHTLQNFIEAMDKQLIVHDVDLQRWALNAKRMVNLKGFVASSCWVWKFKRMHGIVSRKVTKFVTKHEIYSRNVEIAQCEVFINEVKSRLTANGPENVFNSDQSGFNLEHHSGRTLAYRGSKKVESVVQSVPSTTQSYTIQPTISAAGKLLSPLLIVLKEVGGEFGPRVQETMFRPNNVFILASTSGKLTSAHLKTWLKDVFFPNVGSSSVLLLDSWGGQCSKTVSEATPHDKELKHLIIPKGTTGRIQPLDVYGFRVWKNFVKRFSDMVILYDYNVNLHLRNNIIKLQSLTHNQFSSPRFTDLFKYAWFKSGYIENSPPHFHNPVDFCFGANSAPICDICGNAAIITCAWCKKSFCFQNFFTEYHFCETYVQ; from the exons ATGGTGAATATTAATCCGATTAATGTTATTAATCTTCTGTTTGATACCTTTCGCATCAATTATTGGCTGGAAATTTCGATCACTGATGc TGTTCATAATGCTCATATCGTTGAAGATCAGGATACAGAAGATAAAGAGTATGCAGCGCCGACAACCACTGTATGTTCACAGAATGAAGACGAAAttgatttcaaatataaaaaggATGCCGTTGAATATTGGACAAGTGGGAAGACAGGTAAACGGTCAATAACAGCGGTAAAACATCGTTTTAGAAAAGTTACTTCAGAGCGACAACTACGGCGCTGGATGGATCAAGTACGTGAAGGTGGATCACGCAAAGATAAATTACTGCGTATAAGTGATCATACATTGCAAAACTTTATAGAGGCTATGGACAAACAGTTAATAGTTCACGATGTAGACCTACAACGTTGGGCTTTAAACGCAAAAAGAATGGTTAATCTTAAGGGTTTTGTCGCCTCTTCCTGTTGGGTATGGAAGTTTAAAAGAATGCACGGAATTGTATCTCGTAAGGTTACCAAATTTGTTACGAAACATGAAATTTATTCGAGAAACGTGGAAATTGCACAATGTGAAGTTTTCATCAATGAAGTGAAGTCGCGCCTAACAGCAAACGGACCCGAAAATGTCTTTAATTCCGATCAGAGTGGATTCAACCTCGAACATCACTCTGGTAGAACGTTGGCTTACCGAGGGTCAAAAAAGGTGGAAAGTGTAGTTCAGTCTGTGCCATCAACAACTCAGAGCTATACGATTCAACCTACGATATCCGCGGCTGGCAAACTCCTTTCTCCTCTTTTGATTGTACTTAAGGAAGTTGGCGGAGAGTTTGGACCGAGGGTTCAAGAAACTATGTTTAGGCCGAACAATGTTTTTATACTGGCTTCCACGTCTGGGAAACTAACATCAGCCCATCTGAAAACTTGGTTAAAGGATGTGTTTTTTCCTAACGTCGGATCGTCAAGTGTTTTATTGTTAGACTCCTGGGGAGGTCAGTGTTCTAAAACGGTTTCGGAGGCTACGCCACATGATAAAGAATTAAAGCACCTTATCATACCGAAAGGCACAACGGGAAGAATTCAGCCGCTAGATGTTTACGGATTTCGagtttggaaaaattttgttaaacgCTTCTCGGACATGGTTATACTTTACGATTACAATGTTAATCTTCATTTaagaaacaatattattaagcTTCAATCTCTGACACACAATCAGTTCTCTTCGCCAAGATTTACAGATCTTTTCAAATACGCGTGGTTTAAGAGCGGCTATATAGAAAACAGTCCCCCTCATTTTCACAATCCAGTAGATTTTTGTTTCGGTGCAAATTCAGCACCAATATGTGACATTTGTGGAAATGCTGCTATTATTACCTGTGCGTGGtgtaaaaaatcattttgctTCCAAAATTTCTTTACGGAATACCATTTCTGTGAAACTTATGTTCAGTAA